From a single Drosophila sulfurigaster albostrigata strain 15112-1811.04 chromosome 3, ASM2355843v2, whole genome shotgun sequence genomic region:
- the LOC133842972 gene encoding cyclin-Q codes for MKNVLDVMSLQQHVETSKAQNMKPIDYRKSTKPGLVPLYIFECAAKLKMKPLTAACAAIVYHRFFKEVKASDYDEFLIAASSLYLAGKIKDDDTVKIRDVINVAYSTLNRGSAPLDLNDEYWAMRDAIVQAELLITRTLSFDLNIELAHKYLLYYMKTLQDWVGADVWNSVPIAKTAASYLQDFHHSPNILKYKPTHVAIGCLSLALQTYGVQVPLTDESDEACMWYKPLVKDFTRENQWEIIEDVIEVYKHEASLKAT; via the exons atgaaaaacgtttTGGATGTCATGTCATTGCAGCAGCACGTGGAAACGAGCAAAGCCCAAAATATGAAGCCCATTGATTATCG CAAGTCCACTAAACCTGGTCTAGTGCCGCTTTACATCTTCGAGTGTGCTGCCAAGCTCAAGATGAAGCCACTGACAGCCGCATGTGCTGCGATTGTTTATCATCGTTTCTTCAAAGAGGTCAAAGCCAGCGATTATGATGAGTTC CTGATTGCCGCCTCATCATTGTATCTAGCTGGGAAGATCAAAGACGATGATACAGTGAAAATTCGCGATGTTATCAACGTGGCATACAGCACTTTGAACCGCGGAAGTGCGCCTCTGGATCTAAATGATGAATACTGGGCCATGCGGGACGCCATTGTCCAAGCCGAACTGCTCATCACGCGTACTCTCAGCTTCGACCTAAACATTGAGCTGGCACACAAG TATTTACTCTACTACATGAAGACACTGCAGGACTGGGTGGGCGCCGATGTGTGGAACTCAGTGCCAATTGCCAAGACTGCCGCCTCCTACTTGCAGGACTTCCATCACAGTCCCAACATCCTGAAATACAAGCCCACACACGTGGCAATCGGTTGCCTCTCCTTGGCACTGCAGACATATGGTGTGCAGGTGCCACTAACTGATGAATCCGATGAGGCTTGCATGTGGTATAAGCCACTGGTTAAGGACTTTACCAGGGAGAATCAGTGGGAGATCATCGAGGATGTCATTGAAGTGTACAAACATGAGGCGTCGTTAAAGGCCACTTAA
- the LOC133842969 gene encoding E3 ubiquitin-protein ligase RMND5A, which produces MRAVDWRRSKLSKFTVDPQTESGIIMDNEACASVEKELDRVVTKLEQLHENSAAEIGDIASLMSELVNVLGNAEQMVVTTLNTGTQINATDNVSGSGNSSSDDPMGDGINMQVETEPSAPQRLTDRQMEIIREAISKCNERVQKLSTEHRELHGSVSKIGKAIDRNYSSDFSSTMRVDALQDEDNLMLLNKAIAKHYCRQGMDEVARTLIKECKMSEDHAQDVFDSEREFAEIYNIWNQIQKRELGDALDWAVRHSSQLLERHSLIEFRLHRMRFMQLVSNGLKSQNEAILYARTNFQKFAVRYENEIANLMASFIYLPGGLENTPYRIFLSQDMWTELSFTFLKDACQLLGISKNSALSVVVNAGCTALPALLNIKQVMQSRQVLGMWNGCDELPIEIDLQPEFRFHSLFACPILRQQTTEDNPPKKLTCGHVISNDALHKLSNGHILKCPYCPVEQNAEEAVRIYF; this is translated from the coding sequence ATGCGCGCTGTGGACTGGCGTCGCTCcaaattatcaaaatttacTGTTGATCCGCAGACGGAGTCGGGCATCATCATGGACAACGAAGCGTGTGCGTCTGTTGAGAAGGAACTTGATCGGGTCGTCACCAAGCTGGAGCAGCTCCACGAGAACTCTGCGGCCGAAATCGGTGATATTGCGTCGCTAATGTCCGAGCTGGTCAATGTGCTGGGCAATGCTGAGCAAATGGTTGTGACTACTCTAAATACTGGGACGCAGATTAATGCCACCGACAACGTcagtggcagcggcaacagcagctctGATGATCCCATGGGCGATGGCATCAACATGCAGGTGGAGACAGAACCTTCGGCACCACAACGTCTCACCGATCGTCAAATGGAAATCATTCGAGAGGCGATCTCCAAATGCAATGAACGCGTGCAGAAGTTGTCAACGGAGCACCGTGAGTTGCATGGCTCGGTGTCAAAGATTGGCAAAGCCATCGATCGCAATTATAGCTCCGATTTCAGTTCCACAATGCGTGTGGACGCTCTACAGGATGAAGATAACCTAATGCTATTAAATAAAGCCATTGCCAAACATTACTGCCGCCAGGGCATGGATGAAGTGGCTCGTACTCTCATCAAGGAGTGCAAAATGAGCGAGGATCATGCCCAGGATGTGTTCGACTCGGAGCGTGAATTTGCCGAAATCTACAACATCTGGAATCAGATACAGAAGCGTGAACTGGGAGATGCCCTTGACTGGGCCGTGCGTCACTCCAGTCAACTACTGGAGCGGCATTCGCTCATCGAGTTCCGTTTGCATCGCATGCGCTTCATGCAGCTGGTGTCCAATGGTCTGAAGTCGCAGAACGAGGCCATTCTCTATGCGAGGACGAATTTTCAAAAGTTTGCCGTGCGTTATGAGAATGAAATTGCCAATTTGATGGCTAGTTTTATCTATTTGCCTGGTGGCCTGGAGAATACACCATATAGGATCTTTCTGTCACAGGACATGTGGACTGAATTATCGTTCACTTTCCTCAAGGATGCTTGCCAGCTGCTCGGCATTAGCAAAAACTCGGCACTATCTGTTGTGGTCAATGCTGGATGTACGGCGCTGCCAGCACTGTTGAACATCAAGCAGGTGATGCAGTCGCGCCAGGTGCTGGGCATGTGGAATGGCTGTGATGAGCTGCCCATCGAGATTGATTTGCAGCCAGAGTTTCGGTTTCATTCGCTATTCGCTTGCCCCATCCTGCGACAGCAGACCACCGAGGATAATCCACCGAAGAAACTGACATGTGGTCATGTCATTTCGAACGATGCCTTGCACAAGCTCAGCAATGGGCACATCCTCAAGTGTCCCTACTGTCCCGTCGAACAGAATGCCGAGGAGGCTGTTCGCATCTATTTTTAA
- the LOC133842964 gene encoding U2 snRNP-associated SURP motif-containing protein isoform X2, whose product MKRISEKKLEAFTVGTFSKRQLSKKELEEQKKKEDEAAAAHAFKEFVETFQEAPTASSKVWVKAGTYDAGSRREDKSEKGKLYKPGSKLVEKSASEKAEEYAKLLASDLKKDAPTLKKKNQEKKKSNLELFKEELRQIQEEREERHKYKHMAVANPPASQQQPQQQQQHQQATSSSQPSSSSRGDAGGSFDTGDPNTTNLYLGNLSPKISEQQLMEIFGRYGPLASIKIMWPRSEEEKQRGRNCGFVAYMSRKDAERALRTLNGRYIMGYEMRLGWGKTVPIMNTPIFAPQALLELTLPPPSSGLPFNAQPPPSEANTLPKKNYKDYESIEEKENMERVLAKSVVKVFIPTEKSVLNIIHRMIEFVIREGPMFEALIMSREMENPLFSFLFDNESPAHIYYRWKLYSLLQGDTPSEWREQQFRMFKGGPVWKPPVANFYTQGMPDELVIDPDAPVVHKGALSNAQRDRLEDLIRHLTPERSRIGDAMIFCIEHADAADEICECIAESLANSKTVASKKIARLYLVSDILHNCTVKVSNASFFRKSVEKQLLDIFESLHTYYLAIESRLKAEGFKTRVCNIIRTWEEWTIYPKEFLTQLRSVFLGRQSNSPPQAEESRSEEALDEDIDGAPLSGDDKDDEDLDGVPLDGAALLKSALKLVLPDSASAAQQRGTPKQEQYHDEIDGVPLDEDLDGVPMEQATKQADKSQAKMPGFIPSKWETVDPQQVEAQAITTSKWDTLDPPDPPKFFSSDEESDDDESSQKYSDEKRQKLREIEVKVMQYQDELESGKRRLESGWTLTEQVEYYRKRLLKQTSPSESVDSPLSYMHSKSRSSQRSESPDNKYVSGAHYASSSRSSPSLSRSSRKRSHSPYSGGESSRSGRSGKRNRSRSQSDSPKRYTERSSRTSLLRRSPSPATSSGYSARSNRRTSPSPPRHRVEKHKHKHRH is encoded by the exons ATGAAG CGCATAAGTGAAAAGAAGTTGGAGGCCTTCACAGTCGGCACATTTTCTAAACGACAATTG TCCAAAAAAGAATTGGAGgagcaaaagaagaaagaagatGAAGCTGCTGCGGCACAT gCCTTTAAAGAGTTCGTGGAGACGTTCCAAGAGGCACCAACAGCCTCCTCTAAAGTGTGGGTTAAGGCTGGCACCTATGATGCGGGTTCCCGGCGAGAAGATAAGAGCGAAAAGGGTAAACTGTATAAACCAGGCTCCAAGCTGGTGGAGAAGAGCGCTTCCGAGAAAGCAGAGGAATATGCCAAGTTGTTGGCCTCTGACCTCAAGAAGGATGCGCCCACATTGAAAAAGAAGAATCAGGAGAAGAAAAAGAGCAATTTGGAGCTGTTTAAAGAGGAGTTGAGACA GATTCAGGAGGAACGTGAGGAACGCCACAAGTATAAGCATATGGCTGTTGCGAATCCACCAGCatcacaacagcaaccgcaacagcagcagcagcatcaacaagcCACGAGCAGCTCCCAACCATCGAGCTCTTCTCGTGGTGATGCAGGTGGCTCTTTTGACACTGGTGATCCGAATACAACCAATTTGTATTTGGGCAACTTGAGTCCCAAGATCTCGGAACAGCAGCTAATGGAGATCTTCGGCCGCTATGGTCCGCTGGCCAGCATTAAGATTATGTGGCCACGTTccgaagaagaaaaacaacgCGGTCGCAATTGCGGCTTCGTAGCATACATGAGTCGCAAGGATGCGGAACGTGCGCTACGCACTCTCAACGGTCGCTATATCATGGGCTACGAGATGCGTCTGGGTTGGGGCAAAACTGTGCCCATTATGAATACACCAATTTTTGCACCTCAAGCGTTGCTGGAACTGACATTACCACCGCCTTCATCGGGATTGCCCTTCAATGCTCAGCCACCGCCAAGCGAAGCGAACACTTTGCCCAAAAAGAACTACAAGGATTACGAGTCCATTGAGGAAAAGGAGAATATGGAGCGA gtGCTGGCCAAATCCGTTGTTAAAGTCTTTATTCCGACAGAGAA ATCTGTATTGAACATAATACATCGCATGATTGAGTTTGTTATACGCGAGGGTCCAATGTTTGAGGCCTTGATCATGAGCCGCGAAATGGAGAATCCACTATTTTCGTTTCTCTTCGACAACGAGAGTCCAGCGCATATTTACTATCGTTGGAAACTCTACTCTCTACTACAGGGAGACACACCAAGCGAATGGCGCGAGCAACAGTTTCGCATGTTCAAGGGTGGCCCAGTGTGGAAGCCGCCTGTAGCTAACTTCTACACTCAAGGCATGCCCGATGAGCTGGTCATCGATCCAGATGCGCCTGTAGTGCACAAGGGCGCCTTATCTAATGC CCAACGTGATCGTCTAGAGGACTTGATACGCCATTTGACACCTGAGCGATCACGTATTGGTGACGCGATGATCTTTTGCATTGAGCATGCAGACGCTGCTGACGAGATTTGCGAGTGCATCGCCGAGTCTCTGGCCAATTCAAAGACTGTGGCGTCCAAAAAGATAGCTCGTTTGTATCTCGTCTCCGACATACTTCACAATTGCACTGTGAAAGTTTCAAACGCATCGTTCTTCCGTAAATC CGTGGAGAAGCAATTGCTGGACATATTTGAGAGCCTTCACACTTACTATCTGGCCATTGAGAGTCGCCTTAAGGCGGAGGGCTTCAAGACAAGGGTTTGCAACATAATACGAACCTGGGAGGAATGGACCATCTATCCAAAGGAATTCTTAACACAATTGCGTAGTGTATTCTTAGGGCGACAA TCAAATTCACCACCCCAAGCAGAGGAATCACGCTCGGAGGAAGCCCTAGACGAAGACATCGACGGTGCTCCGTTATCGGGCGATGACAAAGACGATGAAGATCTGGATGGCGTTCCACTTGATGGTGCTGCTCTATTGAAGAGTGCTCTTAAATTGGTGCTGCCAGATTCCGCGTCCGCCGCTCAACAACGTGGAACGCCCAAGCAAGAGCAGTATCATGATGAAATTGATGGGGTTCCTT TGGATGAAGATCTTGATGGCGTCCCTATGGAGCAGGCAACGAAACAAGCAGACAAATCGCAGGCCAAAATGCCTGGATTTATTCCTTCCAAATGGGAAACGGTTGATCCGCAACAAGTTGAAGCTCAAGCCATAACCACCAGCAAATGGGATACACTGGATCCACCAGATCCACCAAAATTCTTTAGCTCCGACGAGGAaagcgatgatgatgagagcTCACAAAAATACAGTGACGAAAAGCGTCAAAAACTGCGGGAAATTGAGGTGAAAGTTATGCAGTATCAAGATGAATTGGAATCGGGAAAACGTCGCCTTGAATCTGGCTGGACACTGACCGAACAGGTTGAATACTATCGCAAGCGTTTGCTCAAACAG ACTTCGCCCTCAGAGTCTGTGGACTCGCCGCTAAGTTACATGCACTCAAAATCAAGAAGCTCGCAGCGTAGCGAGAGTCCTGATAACAAGTACGTTAGTGGTGCCCACTATGCCAGCAGCTCTCGCTCCAGTCCCAGTCTGAGTCGCAGCAGTCGCAAACGTTCTCATTCACCCTACAGCGGAGGCGAGAGCAGTCGCAGCGGAAGATCTGGCAAACGGAATCGTTCACGCAGCCAATCGGATTCGCCAAAGCGGTACACCGAACGCTCTTCACGCACCTCACTCCTTCGCAGATCTCCATCGCCAGCAACGTCATCCGGCTACAGTGCGCGCTCGAATCGAAGAACCAGCCCATCGCCGCCCCGCCATCGTGTCGAGaaacacaagcacaagcatCGCCACTAA
- the LOC133842964 gene encoding U2 snRNP-associated SURP motif-containing protein isoform X1, translated as MKRISEKKLEAFTVGTFSKRQLSKKELEEQKKKEDEAAAAHAFKEFVETFQEAPTASSKVWVKAGTYDAGSRREDKSEKGKLYKPGSKLVEKSASEKAEEYAKLLASDLKKDAPTLKKKNQEKKKSNLELFKEELRQIQEEREERHKYKHMAVANPPASQQQPQQQQQHQQATSSSQPSSSSRGDAGGSFDTGDPNTTNLYLGNLSPKISEQQLMEIFGRYGPLASIKIMWPRSEEEKQRGRNCGFVAYMSRKDAERALRTLNGRYIMGYEMRLGWGKTVPIMNTPIFAPQALLELTLPPPSSGLPFNAQPPPSEANTLPKKNYKDYESIEEKENMERVLAKSVVKVFIPTEKSVLNIIHRMIEFVIREGPMFEALIMSREMENPLFSFLFDNESPAHIYYRWKLYSLLQGDTPSEWREQQFRMFKGGPVWKPPVANFYTQGMPDELVIDPDAPVVHKGALSNAQRDRLEDLIRHLTPERSRIGDAMIFCIEHADAADEICECIAESLANSKTVASKKIARLYLVSDILHNCTVKVSNASFFRKSVEKQLLDIFESLHTYYLAIESRLKAEGFKTRVCNIIRTWEEWTIYPKEFLTQLRSVFLGRQFALQSNSPPQAEESRSEEALDEDIDGAPLSGDDKDDEDLDGVPLDGAALLKSALKLVLPDSASAAQQRGTPKQEQYHDEIDGVPLDEDLDGVPMEQATKQADKSQAKMPGFIPSKWETVDPQQVEAQAITTSKWDTLDPPDPPKFFSSDEESDDDESSQKYSDEKRQKLREIEVKVMQYQDELESGKRRLESGWTLTEQVEYYRKRLLKQTSPSESVDSPLSYMHSKSRSSQRSESPDNKYVSGAHYASSSRSSPSLSRSSRKRSHSPYSGGESSRSGRSGKRNRSRSQSDSPKRYTERSSRTSLLRRSPSPATSSGYSARSNRRTSPSPPRHRVEKHKHKHRH; from the exons ATGAAG CGCATAAGTGAAAAGAAGTTGGAGGCCTTCACAGTCGGCACATTTTCTAAACGACAATTG TCCAAAAAAGAATTGGAGgagcaaaagaagaaagaagatGAAGCTGCTGCGGCACAT gCCTTTAAAGAGTTCGTGGAGACGTTCCAAGAGGCACCAACAGCCTCCTCTAAAGTGTGGGTTAAGGCTGGCACCTATGATGCGGGTTCCCGGCGAGAAGATAAGAGCGAAAAGGGTAAACTGTATAAACCAGGCTCCAAGCTGGTGGAGAAGAGCGCTTCCGAGAAAGCAGAGGAATATGCCAAGTTGTTGGCCTCTGACCTCAAGAAGGATGCGCCCACATTGAAAAAGAAGAATCAGGAGAAGAAAAAGAGCAATTTGGAGCTGTTTAAAGAGGAGTTGAGACA GATTCAGGAGGAACGTGAGGAACGCCACAAGTATAAGCATATGGCTGTTGCGAATCCACCAGCatcacaacagcaaccgcaacagcagcagcagcatcaacaagcCACGAGCAGCTCCCAACCATCGAGCTCTTCTCGTGGTGATGCAGGTGGCTCTTTTGACACTGGTGATCCGAATACAACCAATTTGTATTTGGGCAACTTGAGTCCCAAGATCTCGGAACAGCAGCTAATGGAGATCTTCGGCCGCTATGGTCCGCTGGCCAGCATTAAGATTATGTGGCCACGTTccgaagaagaaaaacaacgCGGTCGCAATTGCGGCTTCGTAGCATACATGAGTCGCAAGGATGCGGAACGTGCGCTACGCACTCTCAACGGTCGCTATATCATGGGCTACGAGATGCGTCTGGGTTGGGGCAAAACTGTGCCCATTATGAATACACCAATTTTTGCACCTCAAGCGTTGCTGGAACTGACATTACCACCGCCTTCATCGGGATTGCCCTTCAATGCTCAGCCACCGCCAAGCGAAGCGAACACTTTGCCCAAAAAGAACTACAAGGATTACGAGTCCATTGAGGAAAAGGAGAATATGGAGCGA gtGCTGGCCAAATCCGTTGTTAAAGTCTTTATTCCGACAGAGAA ATCTGTATTGAACATAATACATCGCATGATTGAGTTTGTTATACGCGAGGGTCCAATGTTTGAGGCCTTGATCATGAGCCGCGAAATGGAGAATCCACTATTTTCGTTTCTCTTCGACAACGAGAGTCCAGCGCATATTTACTATCGTTGGAAACTCTACTCTCTACTACAGGGAGACACACCAAGCGAATGGCGCGAGCAACAGTTTCGCATGTTCAAGGGTGGCCCAGTGTGGAAGCCGCCTGTAGCTAACTTCTACACTCAAGGCATGCCCGATGAGCTGGTCATCGATCCAGATGCGCCTGTAGTGCACAAGGGCGCCTTATCTAATGC CCAACGTGATCGTCTAGAGGACTTGATACGCCATTTGACACCTGAGCGATCACGTATTGGTGACGCGATGATCTTTTGCATTGAGCATGCAGACGCTGCTGACGAGATTTGCGAGTGCATCGCCGAGTCTCTGGCCAATTCAAAGACTGTGGCGTCCAAAAAGATAGCTCGTTTGTATCTCGTCTCCGACATACTTCACAATTGCACTGTGAAAGTTTCAAACGCATCGTTCTTCCGTAAATC CGTGGAGAAGCAATTGCTGGACATATTTGAGAGCCTTCACACTTACTATCTGGCCATTGAGAGTCGCCTTAAGGCGGAGGGCTTCAAGACAAGGGTTTGCAACATAATACGAACCTGGGAGGAATGGACCATCTATCCAAAGGAATTCTTAACACAATTGCGTAGTGTATTCTTAGGGCGACAA TTTGCATTGCAGTCAAATTCACCACCCCAAGCAGAGGAATCACGCTCGGAGGAAGCCCTAGACGAAGACATCGACGGTGCTCCGTTATCGGGCGATGACAAAGACGATGAAGATCTGGATGGCGTTCCACTTGATGGTGCTGCTCTATTGAAGAGTGCTCTTAAATTGGTGCTGCCAGATTCCGCGTCCGCCGCTCAACAACGTGGAACGCCCAAGCAAGAGCAGTATCATGATGAAATTGATGGGGTTCCTT TGGATGAAGATCTTGATGGCGTCCCTATGGAGCAGGCAACGAAACAAGCAGACAAATCGCAGGCCAAAATGCCTGGATTTATTCCTTCCAAATGGGAAACGGTTGATCCGCAACAAGTTGAAGCTCAAGCCATAACCACCAGCAAATGGGATACACTGGATCCACCAGATCCACCAAAATTCTTTAGCTCCGACGAGGAaagcgatgatgatgagagcTCACAAAAATACAGTGACGAAAAGCGTCAAAAACTGCGGGAAATTGAGGTGAAAGTTATGCAGTATCAAGATGAATTGGAATCGGGAAAACGTCGCCTTGAATCTGGCTGGACACTGACCGAACAGGTTGAATACTATCGCAAGCGTTTGCTCAAACAG ACTTCGCCCTCAGAGTCTGTGGACTCGCCGCTAAGTTACATGCACTCAAAATCAAGAAGCTCGCAGCGTAGCGAGAGTCCTGATAACAAGTACGTTAGTGGTGCCCACTATGCCAGCAGCTCTCGCTCCAGTCCCAGTCTGAGTCGCAGCAGTCGCAAACGTTCTCATTCACCCTACAGCGGAGGCGAGAGCAGTCGCAGCGGAAGATCTGGCAAACGGAATCGTTCACGCAGCCAATCGGATTCGCCAAAGCGGTACACCGAACGCTCTTCACGCACCTCACTCCTTCGCAGATCTCCATCGCCAGCAACGTCATCCGGCTACAGTGCGCGCTCGAATCGAAGAACCAGCCCATCGCCGCCCCGCCATCGTGTCGAGaaacacaagcacaagcatCGCCACTAA